In Papaver somniferum cultivar HN1 chromosome 1, ASM357369v1, whole genome shotgun sequence, a genomic segment contains:
- the LOC113315833 gene encoding uncharacterized protein LOC113315833 gives MAEESSSTSVILQFAPFQSAVDDGLISGLNHWYKVKFLNSSIPFFVNRYDDIYLCGWHGVGDGFVRFGVCQGFEENTLISVVVTSDHAHKVFEEMPDRPVEEHRSNTDRGQSLGGKSTDSCKREIMLRFFSADCVGWMHDIAT, from the exons ATGGCGGAagaatcatcatcaacatctgTTATTCTTCAGTTTGCTCCATTCCAAAGTGCTGTTGATGATGGATTAATCTCCGGTCTCAATCACTGGTATAAAGTTAAATTCTTAAACAGTTCTATCCCTTTTTTCGTTAATCGTTATGATGATATATATTTGTGTGGTTGGCATGGAGTCGGAGATGGGTTTGTGCGATTCGGAGTCTGCCAAGGGTTTGAGGAGAATACACTCATTTCAGTCGTGGTAACATCAGATCATGCACACAAAGTGTTTGAGGAAATGCCTGACAGACCAGTTGAAGAACACAGATCGAACACAGATCGTGGACAGAGTTTGGGTGGAAAAAGTACTGAT AGCTGTAAGAGGGAAATAATGCTGCGGTTTTTTAGTG CTGATTGTGTTGGGTGGATGCATGATATCGCAACTTGA